The Fibrobacter sp. UWB11 genome includes the window GCCTGTTGCAAACAGCCTATCAGCATCATTTACCCGATTGGCGAGAGTCTTTGCGGACTTCTGGGGGCATTTGCTCTTTATTCGGCTGCGGGGTTCGGGACAGACCTAACACGACCGGTGTTGGCGCCTGAAATTTGGGCGAACGCCGCAGCGATGTTCTGGCTTTTGCTTGGGGCTTATCCGGTATGCGCGGTGGATTGCAAGTATAAGCTCATTCCTGATTCCATCTCGGTGGGCGGGATTGTCGCAGGACTTTTGATTTCGCTTGTGCCGGGTGGTATTACGCCACTCCAAAGTTTGCTCGGGGCGGTTCTTGCGGGCGGTGGACTGTATTTGCTTGGCTGGATTGCGACCAAAGTTCTCAAGAAAGATGCAATGGGTTTTGGTGATGTCAAGCTTTTGGCGGGTTATGGTGCCTTGATGGGTATTACTGGTGCGGTGGAGACTCTTTTAGTAGCGGCTTTCCTTGGAATTTTTGTGATGGTTCCGTATGGAATGATTAAGAACAAAGCCGCAGAAAAGGGTGCAAAAAATAAAAATGCGCCCGAAAACGAAGAAAACGGGCAAATTCCATTTGGCCCGTTCCTTGCAATAGCTGCCCCGATTATTTATCTCTGGGGCTCAATGATTTTGGATGCTTATTTAAAGTATGTGCTTGGGGAATGACGTTGCTCTACCGACTACTTTTTCTTCTTTCCTGGTCTCTGTGGCATGAACGGGCTTTTGGCGTTTGGTTCGCTTGAACCCTTTGCCGAAACCGTTTCTTGACTTGTGACCACGGAATCTCCGACGCTCAAACCGCGCAAAATCTGTACGTTCACGCCGTCGCTAAGGCCTATCTTCACGCGGCGCGGCGCGGCCTTGCCGTTGATGTTTATCCAAACATGGTCGCCTTCAAGTCTAGGCTTCTTATGCTTTTTCTTGGCGCCTGTACTCGGTGCTCCACCCGGTCCCATGCCTGGAGGCGGGGGCGGGAAGTTGTCGCTTGCAACCGTGGAATCCGCAGTCTTGGGACGTTCCGGACGCGGCATATCTTTCGGGTCCATCATCGGGGTGCCTGCAGCCGGGGTGAACTTGAGAGCCTTGATCGGAATGGTTACTGCATCTGTAATCTCTTGCGTGACGATGGTGCAAGTGGCTGTCATGCCCGGTAAAAGTTTTTGTTCCGGGTTTTCGGCGGTAATTACGACCGTGTATGTCACCACATTGCTCGTTGTTGTCGGATTCAAGCGGACTTCTTGCACGGTGCCATGGAATGTGTCATTCTGGAAGGCATCGACTGTAAATGTAACGCGTTGACCGGTCTTGACTTGGCCGATGTCCGCTTCGTCCACTGCAGCCATGACTTTCATTTGGCTCAAGTCTTTTGCGATGACGAACAACGTCGGAGTGCTCATGGAGGCGGCAACGGTCTGACCTACATCGACGGCGCGTTTTAACACAACTCCGTCAATCGGGCTCTTGATGGTCGCGTAGCTTAAGTTCAGTTTGGCTTGTGCGACTTCGTTCTTGCGCTGCTCGACGGAGAGCTTGGCGGCGTTCAAGTTGTATTCGGCCTGTTCCAGTTCAAC containing:
- a CDS encoding A24 family peptidase, producing MQEIPLWYWLIVFFGLGACVGSFYNVIVYRMPRGISLLNPPSHCPLCKKRIPIRYNLPIVGWLWLRGKSACCKQPISIIYPIGESLCGLLGAFALYSAAGFGTDLTRPVLAPEIWANAAAMFWLLLGAYPVCAVDCKYKLIPDSISVGGIVAGLLISLVPGGITPLQSLLGAVLAGGGLYLLGWIATKVLKKDAMGFGDVKLLAGYGALMGITGAVETLLVAAFLGIFVMVPYGMIKNKAAEKGAKNKNAPENEENGQIPFGPFLAIAAPIIYLWGSMILDAYLKYVLGE
- a CDS encoding efflux RND transporter periplasmic adaptor subunit; translated protein: MKKLLKIIIVIAVLAGVALGVKSYFFNTDATSQAGALISTKVVTDTIKTTISATGTLEPVDQVEVGTQVSGDIAKINVDFNSKVKKGQVIAELDKSKLQSTLKQTTISYKSAENDLNYKQSTYNRVKKLAESKSASAVELEQAEYNLNAAKLSVEQRKNEVAQAKLNLSYATIKSPIDGVVLKRAVDVGQTVAASMSTPTLFVIAKDLSQMKVMAAVDEADIGQVKTGQRVTFTVDAFQNDTFHGTVQEVRLNPTTTSNVVTYTVVITAENPEQKLLPGMTATCTIVTQEITDAVTIPIKALKFTPAAGTPMMDPKDMPRPERPKTADSTVASDNFPPPPPGMGPGGAPSTGAKKKHKKPRLEGDHVWININGKAAPRRVKIGLSDGVNVQILRGLSVGDSVVTSQETVSAKGSSEPNAKSPFMPQRPGKKKK